From a region of the Oryza sativa Japonica Group chromosome 6, ASM3414082v1 genome:
- the LOC4340695 gene encoding 3-ketoacyl-CoA synthase 5, whose protein sequence is MTMSSPPPRASKHLKSAYRLAAIAVPVVAAAVVVIVVLLRAAQLGPGELLAGRLGAARHVHLFLAALVVVPSAVATLLRLVRRPHSVYLVDYACFRPQPSNRLPFATFAEHFRLSPHIDDGSFRFVTRMMERSGLGERTYVPRGNLYLPPRTGMEEARDEAEIVVFAAVGDLLARTRIRPEEIDVLVTNCSVFSPTPSFADMVVNRFKLRGDVRAVHLSGMGCSAGLIAVEVARNLLQAAAPRGAHALVVSTETTSFSHYAGTSRSMLLPTALFRMGGVAMLLSTSRSSATTTTSRFRLAHIVRTLNAAEDRAYRCAYHEEDGDGNLGVNLSKDIVPVAGEMLKANIATVGSRVLPLSEKLLYALSLLARKVAGSRRRKAIKLHVPDFRTAFEHFCIHAGGRSVIDAVQSGLGLADEDVEASRMALHRFGNTSSSSVWYELAYVEAKGRMRRGDRVWMICFGSGFKCNSAAWECISLPARDADGPWADSIHQYPVAITTTTKMC, encoded by the coding sequence ATGACCATGAGCTCGCCACCGCCCCGCGCCAGCAAGCACCTCAAGTCGGCGTACCGgcttgccgccatcgccgtgccGGTTGtggcagccgccgtcgtcgtcatcgtcgtcctcctcaGAGCGGCGCAGCTCGGccccggcgagctcctcgctGGCCGGCTTGGCGCCGCGCGGCACGTCCACCTCTTCCTCGCCGCGCTCGTTGTCGTCCCGTCCGCCGTGGCCACCCTTCttcgcctcgtccgccgcccaCACAGCGTCTACCTCGTCGACTACGCCTGCTTCCGGCCTCAGCCGAGCAACCGCCTCCCATTCGCCACCTTCGCCGAGCACTTCCGCCTCAGCCCGCACATCGACGACGGCAGCTTCCGCTTCGTGACGCGCATGATGGAGCGGTCGGGCCTCGGCGAACGGACGTACGTGCCCCGTGGCAACCTCTACCTTCCGCCGCGCACGGGGATGGAAGAAGCCCGCGACGAGGCGGAGATTGTGGTCTtcgcggcggtcggcgacctgCTCGCCAGGACGCGCATCCGCCCCGAGGAGATCGACGTCCTCGTCACCAACTGCAGCGTCTTCAGCCCGACGCCGTCGTTCGCGGACATGGTGGTGAACAGGTTCAAGCTCCGTGGGGACGTCCGCGCCGTGCACCTCTCCGGGATGGGGTGCAGCGCGGGGCTGATCGCCGTGGAGGTCGCGCGCAACCtcctgcaggcggcggcgccccgcgGCGCGCACGCGCTGGTGGTGTCGACGGAGACCACGTCGTTCTCCCACTACGCCGGGACGAGCCGATCGATGCTGCTGCCCACCGCGCTGTTCCGCATGGGCGGCGTCGCCATGCTACTCTCCACGTCGAGGTcgtcggccaccaccaccacctcccggTTCCGGCTGGCGCACATCGTCCGGACGCTCAACGCGGCGGAAGACAGGGCGTACCGGTGCGCGTACcacgaggaggacggcgacggcaacctgGGGGTGAACCTGTCCAAGGACAtcgtccccgtcgccggcgagatGCTCAAGGCCAACATCGCGACGGTAGGCTCCCGCGTGCTCCCGTTGTCGGAGAAGCTGCTCTACGCGCTGTCACTCCTCGCGCGCAAAGTGGCCGGCAGCCGACGACGGAAGGCGATCAAACTCCACGTGCCCGACTTCCGCACGGCGTTCGAGCACTTCTGCATCCAcgccggcggccggtcggtgatcGACGCCGTGCAGagcggcctcggcctcgccgaCGAGGACGTGGAGGCGTCGCGGATGGCGCTCCACCGGTTCGGCAACACGTCGAGCAGCTCGGTGTGGTACGAGCTGGCGTACGTCGAGGCCAAGGGACGCATGCGCCGCGGCGACCGCGTGTGGATGATCTGCTTCGGGTCGGGGTTCAAGTGCAACAGCGCGGCGTGGGAGTGCATCTCGCTGCCGGCGCGCGACGCCGACGGGCCGTGGGCTGATTCCATCCATCAGTATCCCgtggccatcaccaccaccaccaaaatGTGCTGA